A single Sulfurimonas crateris DNA region contains:
- a CDS encoding metal ABC transporter permease translates to MYISTSIDVLEMFEYDFMQRALLAGVIIAVLASISGTFVVLRRYSLIGETLAHSALLGVAVGLVAEYNPLWSAVLFAVLSAWLIEYLRSAFALYSDAVLAILLSGSLAVAIIIVSLGGAFNNSLFSYLFGSILSVSSEDIVVIAIFGVISLSVLLLFSKEFYFIAYDEEVAKTSGIRVNVLNFVLVSVVAIIIALSIRVVGSLLIGALMIIPTIAALQFRVGFLKTVLISLAFSLFSVLLGMFLSFHFSLPSGATIVLCIIGVFILSLVANRR, encoded by the coding sequence ATGTACATAAGCACGAGCATTGATGTGTTAGAGATGTTTGAATATGATTTTATGCAAAGAGCGCTTTTAGCGGGAGTTATAATTGCCGTCCTGGCTTCCATCAGCGGTACATTTGTTGTTCTAAGAAGATACTCTTTGATCGGGGAGACCCTTGCACACTCGGCTCTTTTAGGTGTAGCTGTCGGTCTTGTTGCAGAGTACAATCCTCTCTGGTCGGCGGTGCTTTTTGCTGTTTTGTCGGCTTGGCTGATCGAGTATCTAAGAAGCGCCTTCGCACTATATAGTGATGCGGTTCTTGCTATTTTGCTCTCAGGCTCTTTGGCAGTAGCGATTATAATCGTATCTCTTGGGGGAGCATTTAACAACTCACTTTTTTCATACCTATTTGGCTCAATTCTCTCTGTGAGCAGTGAGGATATTGTTGTAATCGCGATCTTTGGGGTCATCTCTTTATCGGTGCTGCTGCTCTTTTCAAAAGAGTTCTATTTTATCGCCTATGATGAAGAGGTGGCAAAGACAAGCGGTATAAGGGTAAATGTTTTAAATTTTGTGCTTGTAAGCGTTGTTGCGATCATTATTGCTCTCTCCATCAGAGTGGTCGGAAGTCTTCTAATCGGCGCTCTTATGATCATTCCAACTATTGCCGCACTGCAGTTTAGAGTCGGTTTTTTAAAAACGGTACTCATCTCTCTTGCGTTCTCGCTATTTAGCGTACTGCTGGGAATGTTCCTATCATTTCATTTTTCACTCCCTTCAGGAGCGACTATAGTGCTATGTATAATCGGGGTTTTTATTCTCTCTTTGGTCGCTAACAGAAGATGA
- a CDS encoding metal ABC transporter ATP-binding protein, which yields MKFTVPIFDVKNLSFILKEQTILSNISLEIFSSEYIAIIGPNGGGKTTLIRMLLGLEKPTSGEVRIYGKKLSHFKEWHKIGYVPQRAAQIDSSFPATVSDIVKMGRTSQRSLFGAFSKVDKQLVDDAMAKMDISDLKDKMVGTLSGGQRQRVMIARALASKPEILILDEPNTGVDVASQKRFYALLRELNQKEGITIVFITHDIGVIADDIARLFTINQKAIICNNPKQALSCEEMSELYGIDAHLLHVHKHEH from the coding sequence ATGAAATTCACAGTTCCGATATTTGATGTCAAAAATTTGAGTTTCATTCTAAAAGAGCAGACCATTTTATCAAACATCTCTTTGGAGATATTCTCCTCTGAATATATCGCTATTATAGGACCAAACGGCGGGGGCAAGACGACGCTGATCAGAATGCTTTTGGGGCTTGAAAAACCGACAAGCGGAGAGGTTAGAATATATGGCAAAAAACTCTCACACTTTAAAGAGTGGCACAAGATCGGTTATGTTCCACAGCGTGCCGCACAAATAGACAGCTCTTTTCCCGCGACTGTTTCAGATATTGTAAAGATGGGAAGAACATCACAAAGAAGTCTGTTTGGAGCTTTTAGCAAAGTAGATAAACAGCTTGTAGATGATGCAATGGCAAAGATGGATATAAGTGATCTAAAAGATAAGATGGTAGGAACGCTCTCTGGCGGGCAGAGACAGCGTGTTATGATAGCCCGTGCACTTGCTTCAAAGCCTGAGATCTTGATACTGGATGAGCCAAATACGGGCGTAGATGTCGCCTCTCAAAAAAGGTTTTATGCACTGCTTAGAGAGTTAAATCAAAAAGAGGGTATCACTATTGTTTTTATAACACATGACATAGGGGTGATCGCGGATGATATAGCAAGACTCTTTACAATAAACCAAAAAGCCATCATCTGCAACAACCCAAAACAAGCATTAAGCTGTGAAGAGATGAGCGAACTATACGGAATCGACGCGCATCTTCTTCATGTACATAAGCACGAGCATTGA
- the soxZ gene encoding thiosulfate oxidation carrier complex protein SoxZ, giving the protein MKIKAKEKKGLVEVKILLDSPMIGKEEAETRKAEVDFLTHVTAKINGKVVWEASTGPFLSKNPYFMFNVQGKKGDELVIETIDNKGNTDSDKDKVK; this is encoded by the coding sequence ATGAAAATAAAAGCAAAAGAAAAAAAAGGTTTAGTTGAAGTTAAGATCTTACTTGACAGCCCGATGATCGGTAAAGAAGAAGCTGAGACAAGAAAAGCAGAGGTTGATTTTCTTACTCATGTTACTGCTAAAATAAACGGTAAAGTTGTATGGGAAGCGTCAACAGGGCCATTCCTATCTAAAAACCCTTACTTCATGTTTAACGTGCAGGGTAAAAAAGGTGATGAGCTTGTTATCGAAACTATCGATAACAAAGGCAACACTGACAGCGATAAAGATAAAGTAAAGTAA
- a CDS encoding methyltransferase domain-containing protein has product MKISSEFSKYALDYNSYNVIQKKVIEKLLSHVKQKPKNILDLGCGSGNLCSAIDWEYEHFTGVDFADGMLKLHPRSPNIELIYADFNDDALFENMLTYIYDFIFSASALQWADDLQRIFSNIKKLNAPVALAIFTSNTFKTINKTASISSILRSSDEVRELGEKYFDAKTEVVNYRLEFESTRDMFKYIKKSGVSGSRKILNYKESKKLLREYPLSYLEFEVTFIYSSNI; this is encoded by the coding sequence ATGAAGATAAGCTCAGAATTTTCAAAGTATGCGCTTGATTATAACAGTTACAATGTTATACAAAAAAAAGTGATAGAGAAGCTGCTATCTCATGTAAAGCAAAAACCGAAAAATATTTTGGATCTAGGGTGCGGTAGCGGAAATCTTTGCAGTGCAATAGATTGGGAGTATGAACACTTTACCGGAGTAGATTTTGCAGATGGTATGTTAAAGTTGCATCCAAGATCACCAAATATAGAGCTTATCTATGCAGACTTCAATGATGATGCTCTTTTTGAAAATATGCTTACATATATATATGATTTCATCTTTTCAGCTTCTGCTCTTCAGTGGGCAGATGATCTACAGAGAATATTTAGCAATATCAAGAAACTAAACGCTCCTGTCGCTCTGGCAATATTTACCTCAAATACATTTAAGACCATAAACAAAACGGCATCCATCAGCTCTATACTTAGAAGCTCTGATGAGGTGCGTGAGCTTGGAGAAAAATATTTTGATGCAAAAACTGAGGTCGTAAACTACAGACTTGAGTTTGAATCGACAAGAGATATGTTTAAGTATATAAAAAAAAGCGGTGTCAGCGGATCGAGAAAAATATTAAATTATAAAGAGAGTAAAAAGCTTCTGCGTGAGTACCCTTTGAGCTATCTGGAGTTCGAGGTAACTTTTATCTACTCTTCTAACATATAG
- a CDS encoding MOSC domain-containing protein, whose product MSKKCVGKIIELFISIKESSTRINKPTIELDLAGVVGDKFYDKDNIRSILITSTDSYNLIKEYEIEMPYGYLGENILMDYNPYALSMGSRFQIGTVVLEISQNCTICNHLSVLDKRIPKLLKNDRGIFAKVIKPGRISKNDDLYMLEE is encoded by the coding sequence ATGTCAAAAAAATGCGTCGGAAAAATTATAGAACTTTTTATCTCTATAAAAGAGAGTTCCACAAGAATCAATAAGCCTACTATAGAACTGGATCTGGCTGGAGTTGTAGGAGACAAGTTTTACGACAAAGACAACATCCGCTCAATCTTAATCACATCTACGGATAGTTACAATTTAATCAAAGAGTATGAGATAGAGATGCCATACGGATATTTGGGTGAAAATATTCTAATGGACTATAATCCCTACGCATTAAGTATGGGAAGCAGATTCCAAATCGGCACTGTCGTGCTTGAGATAAGTCAAAATTGTACTATATGCAATCACCTCTCAGTGCTTGACAAGCGCATACCGAAACTTTTAAAAAATGACAGAGGTATCTTCGCAAAGGTTATTAAACCGGGTAGAATATCAAAAAATGATGATCTCTATATGTTAGAAGAGTAG
- a CDS encoding Bax inhibitor-1/YccA family protein → MGLYNRDYARGNASAYSTQSRSDTQIVSFVKETYKLFAASMMAGAAGAYVGVPMAGTIAANFFPLLILEIGLLIGLHFVKHKPGINLAVMFGFVFMTGLMLSPLLSHTLGMNGGGAIVGNAFAMTALVFGAMSFYAIKTTKDFSGYGKPLMIALVVIIAFSIINIFLGNPLMAIAISGAVVLLFSILVVYDTQNIIKGAYETPIDGAIALYLDFLNIFTSLLHLFGIFGSDE, encoded by the coding sequence ATGGGACTTTACAATCGTGATTATGCGAGAGGAAATGCATCTGCATACAGCACTCAATCTAGAAGCGATACACAAATTGTATCTTTTGTAAAAGAGACTTACAAGCTTTTTGCAGCTTCAATGATGGCAGGTGCAGCTGGTGCTTACGTTGGTGTACCTATGGCTGGGACTATCGCAGCTAACTTTTTCCCTCTACTAATTTTGGAGATTGGGCTTTTAATAGGGTTGCACTTTGTAAAACATAAGCCGGGAATTAACTTGGCTGTAATGTTTGGCTTTGTATTTATGACGGGTTTAATGTTATCACCTCTGCTCTCACACACACTTGGAATGAATGGTGGTGGAGCTATTGTCGGAAATGCTTTTGCAATGACGGCACTTGTTTTTGGGGCTATGAGTTTTTATGCCATTAAAACAACTAAGGATTTTTCTGGTTATGGAAAACCGCTAATGATAGCTCTTGTGGTTATTATTGCATTTTCTATTATTAACATATTTTTGGGAAATCCACTGATGGCTATAGCTATCTCAGGAGCTGTTGTTTTACTATTTAGTATATTAGTAGTTTACGACACTCAAAACATCATCAAAGGTGCATATGAAACACCAATTGATGGTGCTATTGCGCTCTACTTAGACTTTCTAAACATATTCACTTCTCTTCTACACCTCTTTGGTATATTTGGAAGTGATGAATAA
- a CDS encoding metal ABC transporter substrate-binding protein has protein sequence MNLKNRFFLAVILLVTSISLAAEQKSSEKATVAASTFSLYDIAKNIASDTAETFMILPFGVDAHSYEPTPKDMIKISRSDLVLYSGAGLEPWIEGFEFKNRAVDVSQHVKLMELGKDKHEHHDDHHHDRVDPHYWQDPHNMMLAAERITEELIALFPKNRELYLKNRESYVAMLKNLDEDYKEKLSQCQLDTIIVNHNAFSYLANRYGFHTEALSGLSPEAEPSAKTMIKLIKFIKEHRVETIFFEKFANEKTIKSIAEEAGVSYDVLQPLGNITADEAKEKLGYEDIMRRNLQKISKAMKCR, from the coding sequence ATGAATTTAAAAAACAGATTTTTTTTAGCAGTAATCCTGCTAGTTACGTCAATATCTCTAGCAGCTGAGCAAAAGAGTAGTGAAAAAGCGACGGTTGCGGCGAGTACCTTCTCTCTCTATGATATAGCAAAAAATATAGCTTCCGATACGGCAGAGACTTTTATGATCCTTCCATTTGGAGTGGATGCGCACAGTTACGAGCCAACTCCAAAAGATATGATAAAAATATCAAGAAGCGATCTCGTTCTCTACAGCGGTGCAGGTCTTGAGCCTTGGATAGAGGGTTTTGAGTTTAAAAACAGAGCAGTAGATGTAAGTCAGCATGTAAAACTGATGGAGCTTGGCAAGGATAAACATGAGCATCATGATGACCACCACCATGACAGGGTGGATCCTCACTACTGGCAAGATCCACACAATATGATGCTCGCAGCAGAGCGCATAACAGAGGAGCTTATTGCGCTCTTTCCAAAAAACAGAGAATTATATTTGAAAAACAGAGAGAGCTACGTAGCAATGCTGAAAAATCTTGATGAAGATTATAAAGAGAAACTATCGCAATGCCAGCTCGATACTATCATCGTAAATCACAACGCATTTTCATATCTTGCAAATAGATACGGCTTTCATACTGAGGCTCTAAGCGGGCTCTCTCCGGAAGCCGAGCCGAGCGCAAAAACTATGATAAAGCTCATCAAGTTTATAAAAGAGCACAGAGTGGAGACTATCTTTTTTGAGAAATTCGCAAATGAAAAAACTATAAAAAGCATAGCAGAAGAGGCGGGAGTGTCTTACGATGTTCTTCAGCCGCTTGGCAATATCACTGCAGATGAGGCAAAAGAGAAGCTCGGCTATGAGGATATTATGAGAAGAAATCTGCAAAAAATATCAAAAGCCATGAAGTGCCGATGA
- the soxY gene encoding thiosulfate oxidation carrier protein SoxY, which translates to MQRRKFLSLGATAVAAASVLPVSLSATDFRATAPKAWDAPSSKEAIEALFGSSEMIDGQIEIKAPKLAENGGAVPIGIKSKLDLAVVALFQDANPRSAVVVMELPEGSVADLMTKIKMRKTANVTVVAKGRDGKLYSAVQKVEVSIGGCGG; encoded by the coding sequence ATGCAAAGAAGAAAATTTTTAAGTTTAGGTGCGACAGCGGTAGCTGCAGCATCAGTATTACCAGTAAGTTTAAGTGCTACTGATTTTAGAGCAACTGCTCCAAAAGCTTGGGATGCTCCTAGTTCTAAAGAGGCTATTGAGGCACTATTCGGTTCATCAGAGATGATAGACGGACAAATTGAGATCAAAGCTCCAAAATTAGCTGAAAATGGTGGCGCAGTGCCAATCGGTATCAAGTCTAAGTTAGATTTAGCTGTAGTTGCACTATTCCAAGATGCAAACCCAAGAAGTGCTGTTGTAGTTATGGAGCTTCCTGAAGGTAGCGTTGCTGATCTTATGACTAAGATCAAAATGAGAAAAACTGCTAACGTAACAGTAGTTGCAAAGGGCAGAGACGGTAAACTGTACTCAGCTGTACAAAAAGTAGAAGTTTCAATCGGTGGTTGTGGAGGTTGA
- a CDS encoding thiamine-phosphate pyrophosphorylase, which translates to MNNQLSPDLYRVIDANLNRLKEGIRVVEDIVRYRDNNKDLSSKLKQLRHKAKIKETLELLKERDSVNDVLRTTIKSELNRTDISAIILANFKRAQESARVLEELYKLHNAEYSENFKQIRYELYTLEKTILVGNK; encoded by the coding sequence ATGAATAACCAACTCTCACCCGATCTTTATCGGGTGATTGATGCTAACTTAAACCGCCTCAAAGAAGGTATTAGAGTTGTTGAAGACATAGTAAGATACAGAGACAACAACAAAGACCTCTCCTCCAAATTAAAACAGCTAAGACACAAAGCAAAAATCAAAGAGACACTAGAACTGCTTAAAGAGCGCGATAGCGTAAATGATGTACTTCGCACTACAATAAAAAGCGAACTTAACCGCACAGATATATCAGCGATCATCCTTGCTAACTTTAAAAGAGCACAAGAGTCCGCAAGAGTACTAGAGGAGCTTTATAAACTTCACAACGCAGAATATAGCGAGAACTTTAAACAGATCAGATATGAGCTTTATACTTTAGAGAAAACTATATTGGTCGGTAATAAATAA
- the secG gene encoding preprotein translocase subunit SecG yields MTASFLLIVQIILVVMIIIAVLLQKSSSIGLGAYSGSNDSVFGAKGPSSFLAKTTFTIGFLFVVNTIALGYMYASAATESVVDNMIESTDVQAPSAITPAPQQSETTPPK; encoded by the coding sequence ATGACAGCTAGTTTTCTACTTATTGTTCAAATAATTTTAGTCGTAATGATTATCATAGCAGTGCTTCTGCAAAAAAGCTCAAGTATCGGTCTAGGAGCATACAGCGGCTCAAACGACTCTGTTTTTGGAGCAAAAGGTCCTAGTAGTTTCTTGGCAAAAACAACTTTTACCATAGGCTTTTTATTTGTTGTAAACACAATTGCTCTGGGCTATATGTACGCATCAGCTGCAACTGAATCTGTCGTTGACAATATGATCGAATCAACAGACGTTCAAGCTCCATCTGCTATAACTCCTGCACCGCAGCAGAGCGAAACTACACCTCCAAAATAG
- a CDS encoding MBL fold metallo-hydrolase, translating to MLNKMIKPLLVTAVAMLPLATASFADGHDAEADFQYNLKPKQVSENVWCFFGALEIPTKENGGNMVNTCYIKGDNSYVLWDTGPSYIYAKQAYEAVSKIAGKLPVKHVILSHEHDDHWLGNNYYKDVHGAEIIGPESINKNYPIGHEDSRMFLTLSKNAIRGTKIIHVDKWYKETIKFKVAGVNLEYVPVGMGHSVEDYFLYMPDNKVILAGDLVMNGRVTSNRDGSVVGSLAALEAINSKEWTTLIPGHGFTIDKTATDEYVQYFTLLQERVETAMDDGVDSTGIVEAVPLEEFKDKALYDLLHASNVTRAYLEFDMGLD from the coding sequence ATGTTAAACAAGATGATTAAGCCATTGCTTGTAACTGCAGTAGCAATGTTACCGCTTGCAACAGCTTCTTTTGCAGACGGTCATGATGCTGAGGCAGATTTTCAGTATAATCTAAAGCCAAAACAGGTAAGTGAAAATGTCTGGTGTTTTTTTGGAGCACTTGAGATTCCTACAAAAGAGAATGGCGGAAACATGGTAAATACATGTTATATTAAAGGTGACAACAGTTATGTTCTATGGGACACCGGACCATCTTATATATACGCAAAGCAAGCTTATGAAGCGGTAAGCAAAATAGCTGGAAAACTTCCTGTAAAACATGTTATCTTAAGCCATGAGCATGACGATCACTGGTTAGGTAACAACTACTATAAAGATGTTCACGGAGCAGAGATTATAGGGCCTGAATCTATTAACAAGAACTACCCTATCGGTCATGAAGATTCTAGAATGTTTTTAACTCTCTCAAAAAATGCTATTAGAGGCACGAAAATCATTCATGTTGACAAATGGTACAAAGAGACTATAAAGTTTAAGGTTGCAGGCGTAAATCTTGAGTATGTTCCTGTTGGAATGGGACACTCGGTTGAAGATTATTTCTTATATATGCCGGATAATAAAGTTATTTTGGCTGGCGACTTGGTTATGAACGGAAGAGTTACATCAAATAGAGATGGTTCTGTTGTAGGCTCTTTAGCTGCTTTAGAAGCAATCAACTCTAAAGAGTGGACAACTCTTATACCTGGTCACGGTTTTACTATAGATAAAACTGCTACTGATGAGTATGTACAATATTTTACTCTTTTACAAGAGAGAGTTGAAACCGCAATGGATGATGGTGTAGATAGCACTGGAATCGTTGAGGCAGTTCCTCTAGAAGAGTTTAAAGACAAAGCTCTTTATGATCTACTTCATGCAAGCAACGTTACTAGAGCATATCTAGAATTTGATATGGGCCTCGACTAA
- a CDS encoding c-type cytochrome, with protein MIKLNSKLIILGVSVVASSALFFTGCFASSSSAGASSAKVESAANGMYNPTKDALDGGVTYKRENGMYTAYAVNEQPTTGVNFGRAPTPNELKAWDADIMPDGTGLPEGSGTVEEGEVLYDRDCAVCHGEFGAGGKGYPTLTGGSMDSLANQRTCPGKDAPNRTIGSYWPQASTLIWYIRDAMPYANPKSYTPDEMYAMTAYLLYENGVQIDGEDIEELNQDNFKKIVMPNRDGFYPNIDGPEGVENVRAFFAEPKNFGAVGTRCMTNCGKESVARIANEITAVVPPYSTERDLPPVSEDAGPVSEAEKLYEKSCAVCHKTDAMGAPAVGDKNAWATVMEQGIDRVNHNSINGIGGMPPKGGAMDLSDDQIKDIVKFMVESSK; from the coding sequence ATGATAAAATTAAATAGTAAACTAATTATTCTTGGTGTTTCCGTAGTTGCTAGTAGTGCGCTGTTCTTCACAGGCTGTTTCGCTTCAAGCAGCTCTGCTGGTGCATCATCTGCAAAAGTAGAGTCTGCTGCAAACGGTATGTACAACCCGACTAAAGATGCTTTGGACGGCGGTGTTACATATAAGAGAGAAAATGGCATGTATACTGCATATGCCGTTAATGAGCAGCCGACAACAGGCGTTAACTTCGGTAGAGCTCCGACTCCAAATGAGCTAAAGGCTTGGGATGCGGATATTATGCCGGACGGTACAGGTTTACCGGAAGGTAGCGGTACTGTTGAAGAGGGTGAAGTTCTTTATGATAGAGACTGTGCAGTATGTCACGGTGAGTTTGGTGCAGGCGGAAAAGGGTACCCAACACTTACGGGTGGTTCAATGGACTCACTAGCAAATCAGAGAACTTGTCCAGGCAAAGATGCTCCAAACAGAACTATCGGTTCTTACTGGCCGCAAGCTAGTACACTTATCTGGTATATCCGTGATGCTATGCCATACGCAAACCCAAAAAGCTATACACCTGATGAGATGTATGCTATGACGGCTTACCTTCTTTATGAGAATGGTGTACAAATTGATGGTGAAGATATTGAAGAGTTAAATCAAGATAACTTCAAAAAGATCGTAATGCCAAACCGTGACGGCTTCTATCCGAATATTGACGGACCAGAGGGTGTTGAAAATGTTAGAGCGTTTTTTGCTGAGCCTAAAAACTTCGGTGCAGTTGGAACTCGCTGTATGACTAACTGTGGTAAAGAGTCTGTAGCAAGAATTGCAAATGAGATTACCGCTGTAGTTCCTCCGTACTCTACAGAAAGAGATCTTCCTCCTGTAAGTGAAGATGCTGGACCGGTATCAGAGGCTGAGAAATTGTATGAGAAATCTTGTGCAGTTTGTCATAAAACTGATGCAATGGGTGCACCTGCAGTGGGAGACAAAAATGCTTGGGCTACAGTAATGGAGCAAGGCATAGATAGAGTTAACCATAACTCTATAAACGGTATTGGTGGCATGCCTCCAAAGGGCGGTGCTATGGACCTTAGTGACGATCAGATTAAAGACATTGTTAAATTTATGGTAGAATCTAGTAAGTAA
- the frr gene encoding ribosome recycling factor, producing MLDEIFDKCESEMRSSVNHMLKDFKTLRTGKVTTSVLDNVKIDYYGTMTSLDQVGSILVADATTIVVNPWEKNLLSAIEGAISKANVGANPNNDGDQIKLFFPAMTVEQRQESVKQMKGMGETAKIAIRNDRKHANDKIKKLEKDKEITVDESKSAQDNIQKLTDKFIAEVDGILKTKEAEILKV from the coding sequence ATGTTAGATGAAATATTCGACAAATGCGAATCAGAGATGAGATCGAGCGTAAATCATATGCTAAAAGATTTTAAAACCCTAAGAACAGGTAAAGTAACCACATCTGTTTTGGACAATGTTAAAATCGACTACTACGGTACTATGACTTCACTAGATCAAGTAGGCTCTATTTTAGTAGCAGATGCGACGACTATTGTTGTTAATCCTTGGGAGAAAAATCTTCTCTCAGCTATTGAGGGCGCTATATCAAAAGCAAACGTAGGTGCAAACCCGAATAACGACGGCGATCAGATCAAGCTATTTTTTCCGGCAATGACGGTTGAGCAGAGACAAGAGTCTGTAAAGCAGATGAAGGGGATGGGCGAGACTGCAAAAATTGCCATCAGAAACGACAGAAAACATGCAAACGACAAGATCAAAAAGCTTGAAAAAGATAAAGAGATAACGGTAGATGAGTCCAAATCTGCTCAAGACAATATACAAAAACTTACAGATAAATTTATTGCAGAAGTCGATGGCATACTTAAGACAAAAGAAGCAGAGATACTAAAGGTATAA
- the soxC gene encoding sulfite dehydrogenase: protein MSKISENNLETTTNVEQSSRRDFFKRTAAYSVSAIAATSILAPAKLSADDENIIHHVEWGTSLGDELNKYPYGIPSKYEHNVVRRTSSLLSSAGDMHAAVSMTPLHELEGIITPNGLHFTRTHNGVAHVDPNKFRLMIHGLVERPIVLTLDELKKYPSESRILFMECPANGAAEWKGPQFNSLQFVKGMMSNAEWTGVRLKTILDEIGLKPTAKWMLAEGSDGSEMSRTVPVEKVLDDAMIVWAQNGEAIRPEQGYPVRLMLPGWEANLCVKWLKRLEFGAEPWYCKEETSKYTVLTASGKAIQHFYPLEVNSIITNPCPEKPWSDLKKGDLVEVEGIAWSGHGTITAVDISFDGGDNYVEASLKGLVLPKSWTRFSYMYRYEGKPLLIQSRAIDDAGFVQPSVTQEKEIIGVEGVYHRNSICTWEVRQDGSVHNVQVRTDNCPS, encoded by the coding sequence ATGAGTAAAATTTCTGAAAATAACTTAGAAACTACTACAAATGTAGAGCAATCGAGTAGAAGAGATTTCTTCAAAAGAACTGCTGCTTATTCTGTAAGTGCTATCGCTGCTACAAGTATCTTAGCACCTGCTAAGCTGTCAGCTGACGATGAAAATATTATTCACCATGTGGAGTGGGGAACAAGTTTAGGTGATGAGCTTAATAAGTATCCATATGGTATACCGTCAAAGTATGAGCACAATGTTGTAAGAAGAACATCAAGTCTTCTTTCATCTGCTGGAGACATGCATGCTGCTGTTTCAATGACGCCGCTACATGAGCTAGAAGGTATTATTACGCCAAACGGATTGCACTTCACTAGAACGCACAACGGTGTTGCACATGTTGATCCAAATAAGTTCAGACTGATGATTCACGGTCTTGTTGAGAGACCGATTGTTTTGACTTTAGATGAGTTAAAAAAATATCCGTCTGAGAGCAGAATTCTTTTCATGGAGTGTCCTGCAAATGGTGCTGCTGAGTGGAAAGGTCCTCAATTCAACTCTTTACAATTCGTAAAAGGTATGATGAGTAATGCAGAGTGGACAGGTGTTCGTCTAAAAACTATCCTTGATGAAATCGGTCTAAAACCGACTGCAAAATGGATGTTGGCTGAAGGGTCTGACGGTTCAGAGATGAGCAGAACGGTTCCTGTTGAAAAAGTTTTAGATGATGCAATGATTGTTTGGGCTCAAAATGGTGAGGCAATCAGACCTGAGCAAGGGTATCCCGTTCGTTTGATGTTACCGGGCTGGGAAGCAAACCTATGTGTTAAGTGGCTTAAGCGTTTAGAGTTCGGTGCAGAGCCATGGTACTGTAAAGAAGAGACTTCTAAATATACGGTTCTTACTGCTAGCGGTAAAGCTATCCAACACTTCTACCCGTTAGAAGTTAACTCAATTATCACAAACCCTTGTCCTGAAAAACCATGGTCTGACCTTAAAAAAGGCGACTTGGTAGAGGTTGAAGGTATTGCGTGGAGTGGTCACGGAACTATTACGGCTGTAGATATATCATTTGATGGCGGAGACAACTATGTTGAAGCAAGTCTTAAAGGACTCGTTCTTCCTAAGTCATGGACAAGATTCTCATATATGTACAGATATGAGGGTAAACCTCTACTGATTCAATCTCGTGCTATAGATGATGCAGGATTCGTTCAGCCGTCTGTTACTCAAGAGAAAGAGATCATTGGTGTAGAGGGTGTTTATCATAGAAACTCAATTTGTACTTGGGAAGTAAGACAAGATGGTTCAGTTCATAATGTTCAAGTTAGAACAGACAACTGTCCAAGTTAG